In one window of Streptomyces roseofulvus DNA:
- a CDS encoding diaminopimelate decarboxylase: MDPMASHRRDLAVRAAVAQGLLTPAAPVVALLDTAGIRASAAALTSAFAAVTRAGVLHAFAVKAAPLVPVLRLLADAGLGAEVASPGELALARAAGLPPSRTVLDSPAKTPAELREALALGIAVNADNLQELARIDALVASAPTASPLGLRVNPQIGAGAIGSTSTATATSKFGIALRDEGAREAVVQAYLDRPWLTRLHTHTGSQGIPLTLMAEGVRAAHDLAEEINAKAGRPQIDTLDIGGGLPVNFSSEEETPSYADYARLLAATVPGLLDGRYRLVTEFGRSLLAKHGTVLTRVEYTKTSGGRPIAVTHAGVQLATRTVYAPEAWPLRILAYDPEGRPRTDEVAVQDIAGPACFSGDLLAAGRALPLLHPGDVVAVPDTGAYAFAHHYAYNSLPRPAVHGFTVADDGTVSFALVRPAQTPEEIVAEAGGAYADALVR, translated from the coding sequence ATGGACCCCATGGCCTCCCATCGCCGTGACCTCGCCGTCCGAGCCGCCGTCGCCCAGGGGCTCCTCACCCCCGCCGCCCCCGTCGTCGCCCTCCTCGACACCGCCGGCATCCGCGCCTCCGCCGCCGCCCTGACCAGCGCCTTCGCCGCCGTCACCCGGGCCGGGGTGCTGCACGCCTTCGCCGTGAAGGCCGCCCCGCTCGTCCCCGTCCTGCGCCTCCTCGCCGACGCCGGACTCGGCGCCGAGGTGGCCAGCCCCGGCGAGCTGGCCCTCGCCCGCGCCGCCGGCCTGCCCCCGTCCCGTACCGTCCTCGACTCGCCCGCCAAGACCCCCGCCGAACTCCGCGAGGCCCTCGCCCTCGGGATCGCCGTCAACGCCGACAACCTCCAGGAACTGGCCCGGATCGACGCCCTCGTCGCCTCCGCCCCCACCGCCTCGCCGCTCGGCCTGCGGGTCAACCCGCAGATCGGCGCCGGCGCCATCGGCTCCACCTCCACCGCCACCGCCACCTCCAAGTTCGGCATCGCGCTCCGCGACGAGGGCGCCCGCGAGGCCGTCGTCCAGGCCTACCTGGACCGCCCCTGGCTCACCCGGCTGCACACCCACACCGGCTCCCAGGGCATCCCGCTCACCCTGATGGCCGAAGGCGTCCGGGCCGCCCACGACCTGGCCGAGGAGATCAACGCCAAGGCCGGCCGGCCGCAGATCGACACCCTCGACATCGGCGGCGGCCTCCCGGTCAACTTCTCCTCCGAGGAGGAGACCCCCTCCTACGCCGACTACGCCCGGCTGCTCGCCGCCACCGTCCCCGGCCTGCTCGACGGGCGCTACCGCCTGGTCACCGAGTTCGGGCGCTCCCTGCTCGCCAAGCACGGCACGGTCCTCACCCGCGTCGAGTACACCAAGACCTCCGGCGGCCGCCCCATCGCCGTCACCCACGCCGGCGTCCAGCTCGCCACCCGGACCGTGTACGCCCCCGAGGCCTGGCCGCTGCGGATCCTCGCGTACGACCCCGAGGGCCGCCCCCGCACCGACGAGGTCGCCGTCCAGGACATCGCCGGCCCCGCCTGCTTCTCCGGCGACCTGCTCGCCGCCGGCCGCGCCCTGCCGCTGCTCCACCCGGGCGACGTGGTCGCCGTCCCGGACACCGGCGCGTACGCCTTCGCCCACCACTACGCCTACAACAGCCTGCCCCGCCCCGCCGTGCACGGCTTCACCGTCGCCGACGACGGCACCGTCTCCTTCGCCCTCGTCCGCCCCGCGCAGACCCCCGAGGAGATCGTCGCCGAGGCCGGCGGCGCGTACGCCGACGCGCTCGTCCGGTAG
- the hutU gene encoding urocanate hydratase encodes MSGPRPVRAPRGTELSALGWQQEAALRMLQNNLDPEVAEHPDKLVVYGGTGKAARDWRSFDAMVRTLRTLKQDETMLVQSGRPVGVMQTHEWAPRVLIANSNLVGDWANWEEFRRLEALGLTMYGQMTAGSWIYIGTQGILQGTYETFAAVAAKKFGGTLAGTITLTAGLGGMGGAQPLAVTMNDGVAICVDVDPRAIERRIEHRYLDVKADDLAHALQLAVEARDARRPLSIGLLGNAAELVPQMLAEGAPIDIVTDQTSAHDPLSYLPVGVAFEDMADAAAKDPAGFTARARESMARHVEAMVGFMDAGAEVFDYGNSIRGEAQLAGYDRAFAFPGFVPAYIRPLFCEGKGPFRWAALSGEASDIHKTDKAILDLFPENESLHRWIKMAGERVHFQGLPARICWLGQGERDKAGAMFNDMVADGSLAAPLAIGRDHLDCGSVASPYRETEAMLDGSDAIADWPLLNAMVNVASGASWVSIHHGGGVGMGRSIHAGQVSVADGTRLAGEKIRRVLTNDPGMGVIRHVDAGYDIAERVADEKGVRVPMREGAGDEASA; translated from the coding sequence ATGTCAGGACCCCGCCCCGTACGGGCCCCGCGCGGTACGGAACTGAGCGCCCTGGGATGGCAGCAGGAGGCCGCCCTCCGGATGCTCCAGAACAACCTGGACCCCGAGGTCGCCGAGCACCCCGACAAGCTCGTCGTCTACGGCGGCACCGGCAAGGCCGCCCGCGACTGGCGCTCCTTCGACGCCATGGTCCGCACCCTGCGCACCCTCAAGCAGGACGAGACCATGCTGGTCCAGTCCGGCCGCCCGGTCGGCGTCATGCAGACCCACGAGTGGGCGCCCCGCGTCCTCATCGCCAACTCCAACCTGGTCGGCGACTGGGCCAACTGGGAGGAGTTCCGGCGCCTGGAGGCCCTCGGCCTCACCATGTACGGCCAGATGACGGCCGGCTCCTGGATCTACATCGGCACCCAGGGCATCCTCCAGGGCACCTACGAGACCTTCGCCGCCGTCGCCGCGAAGAAGTTCGGCGGCACCCTGGCCGGCACGATCACCCTCACCGCCGGCCTCGGCGGCATGGGCGGCGCCCAGCCCCTCGCCGTGACGATGAACGACGGCGTCGCGATCTGCGTCGACGTCGACCCGCGCGCCATCGAGCGCCGCATCGAGCACCGCTACCTGGACGTGAAGGCCGACGACCTGGCCCACGCCCTCCAGCTCGCCGTCGAGGCCCGCGACGCCCGCCGCCCGCTCTCCATCGGCCTCCTGGGCAACGCCGCCGAGCTGGTCCCGCAGATGCTCGCCGAGGGCGCCCCGATCGACATCGTCACCGACCAGACCTCGGCCCACGACCCGCTCTCCTACCTGCCGGTCGGCGTCGCCTTCGAGGACATGGCCGACGCGGCCGCCAAGGACCCGGCGGGCTTCACCGCCCGGGCCCGCGAGTCCATGGCCCGGCACGTCGAGGCCATGGTCGGCTTCATGGACGCCGGCGCCGAGGTCTTCGACTACGGCAACTCGATCCGCGGCGAGGCCCAGCTGGCCGGCTACGACCGCGCGTTCGCCTTCCCCGGCTTCGTCCCCGCGTACATCCGCCCCCTCTTCTGCGAGGGCAAGGGCCCCTTCCGCTGGGCGGCCCTCTCCGGCGAGGCGTCCGACATCCACAAGACGGACAAGGCGATCCTCGACCTCTTCCCCGAGAACGAGTCGCTGCACCGCTGGATCAAGATGGCCGGCGAGCGCGTCCACTTCCAGGGCCTCCCGGCCCGCATCTGCTGGCTCGGCCAGGGCGAGCGCGACAAGGCCGGTGCCATGTTCAACGACATGGTCGCCGACGGCAGCCTCGCCGCCCCCCTCGCGATCGGCCGCGACCACCTCGACTGCGGCTCCGTCGCCTCCCCGTACCGCGAGACCGAGGCCATGCTCGACGGCTCCGACGCCATCGCCGACTGGCCGCTGCTCAACGCCATGGTGAACGTCGCCTCCGGCGCCTCCTGGGTCTCCATCCACCACGGCGGCGGCGTCGGCATGGGCCGCTCCATCCACGCCGGCCAGGTCTCCGTCGCCGACGGCACCAGGCTCGCCGGCGAGAAGATCCGCCGCGTGCTCACCAACGACCCCGGCATGGGCGTCATCCGGCACGTCGACGCCGGCTACGACATCGCCGAGCGCGTCGCCGACGAGAAGGGCGTCCGCGTCCCCATGCGCGAGGGTGCCGGCGACGAGGCGTCCGCGTGA
- a CDS encoding acetyl-CoA C-acetyltransferase yields the protein MPEAVIVSTARSPIGRAFKGSLKDLRPDDLTATIIQAALAKVPELDPRDIDDLMLGCGLPGGEQGNNLGRIVAVQMGMDHLPGCTITRYCSSSLQTSRMALHAIKAGEGDVFISAGVEMVSRFVKGNSDSLPDTHNPFFADAEARTAEVAASEGSTWHDPREDGLVPDAYIAMGQTAENLARWKGVTRQDMDEFGVRSQNLAEQAIKNGFWEREITPVTLPDGTVVSADDGPRAGVTLEGVSGLKPVFRPDGLVTAGNCCPLNDGAAALVIMSDTKARELGLTPLARIVSTGVSGLSPEIMGLGPVEASKQALRRAGLTTSDIDLVEINEAFAAQVIPSYRDLGFDLDKVNVNGGAIAVGHPFGMTGARITGTLINSLQFHDKQFGLETMCVGGGQGMAMVIERLS from the coding sequence ATGCCCGAAGCCGTGATCGTCTCGACCGCCCGTTCCCCCATCGGCCGGGCCTTCAAGGGCTCCCTGAAGGACCTGCGCCCCGACGACCTCACGGCCACGATCATCCAGGCCGCGCTGGCCAAGGTCCCCGAGCTGGACCCGCGCGACATCGACGACCTGATGCTGGGCTGCGGCCTCCCGGGCGGCGAGCAGGGCAACAACCTGGGCCGGATCGTCGCCGTGCAGATGGGCATGGACCACCTGCCGGGCTGCACCATCACCCGTTACTGCTCCTCCTCGCTGCAGACCTCGCGGATGGCGCTGCACGCGATCAAGGCGGGCGAGGGCGACGTCTTCATCTCGGCCGGCGTCGAGATGGTCTCCCGCTTCGTGAAGGGCAACTCGGACTCGCTGCCCGACACGCACAACCCGTTCTTCGCCGACGCCGAGGCCCGCACCGCCGAGGTCGCCGCCTCCGAGGGCTCCACCTGGCACGACCCGCGCGAGGACGGCCTCGTCCCCGACGCGTACATCGCCATGGGCCAGACCGCGGAGAACCTCGCCCGCTGGAAGGGCGTCACCCGCCAGGACATGGACGAGTTCGGCGTCCGCTCGCAGAACCTCGCCGAGCAGGCCATCAAGAACGGCTTCTGGGAGCGCGAGATCACCCCGGTGACCCTCCCGGACGGCACCGTCGTCTCCGCCGACGACGGCCCGCGCGCGGGCGTCACCCTGGAGGGCGTCTCCGGCCTGAAGCCCGTCTTCCGCCCCGACGGCCTGGTCACCGCCGGCAACTGCTGCCCGCTGAACGACGGCGCCGCCGCGCTCGTCATCATGTCGGACACGAAGGCGCGCGAGCTGGGCCTCACCCCGCTCGCCCGGATCGTCTCCACCGGCGTCTCCGGCCTCTCCCCCGAGATCATGGGCCTCGGCCCGGTCGAGGCGTCGAAGCAGGCCCTGCGGCGCGCGGGCCTGACCACCTCCGACATCGACCTGGTCGAGATCAACGAGGCGTTCGCCGCGCAGGTCATCCCCTCCTACCGGGACCTCGGCTTCGACCTGGACAAGGTCAACGTCAACGGCGGCGCCATCGCCGTCGGCCACCCCTTCGGCATGACGGGCGCCCGCATCACCGGCACCCTGATCAACAGCCTCCAGTTCCACGACAAGCAGTTCGGCCTGGAGACGATGTGCGTGGGTGGCGGCCAGGGCATGGCGATGGTCATCGAGCGGCTGAGCTGA
- a CDS encoding roadblock/LC7 domain-containing protein, with amino-acid sequence MTAEAEVLGELRRLRARLPQLTGALAASADGLVLAHDTVDGAAESVAALTAAALGVGRRLTESTGQGGFRELLVRGEDGYVATYAAGGSAVLTLLAEPRINVGRLHLEARRSSTRIGELVDGALNL; translated from the coding sequence ATGACAGCCGAAGCCGAGGTGCTCGGCGAGCTCAGACGCCTGCGCGCCCGGCTGCCGCAGCTCACCGGGGCGCTCGCCGCGAGCGCCGACGGACTCGTCCTCGCCCACGACACCGTGGACGGCGCCGCCGAGAGCGTCGCCGCGCTGACGGCCGCCGCGCTGGGCGTCGGCCGGCGGCTGACCGAGTCCACCGGCCAGGGCGGCTTCCGCGAACTGCTCGTGCGCGGCGAGGACGGCTACGTCGCCACCTACGCGGCGGGCGGCTCCGCCGTCCTCACCCTGCTCGCCGAGCCCCGCATCAACGTGGGCCGGCTCCACCTGGAGGCCCGCCGCTCCAGCACCCGCATCGGCGAACTCGTCGACGGCGCCCTGAACCTCTGA
- a CDS encoding MurR/RpiR family transcriptional regulator, giving the protein MSDSPAGRLQALFEGHRLTPTQRRIAHCMVRRAADAPFLSSVELAELAGVSQPSVTRFAVALGFDGYPALRRHLREVAPPERPAAAEEDAGHNAYQQAVLAEIENLRHLAGLLADPAPVERAGRLLAGSRPLLVLGLRAASSQARGFAYFAAKVHPDVRLLDEGGSMLTDRIDAAVRAGATALLCFALPRHPREVVEALEYARTAGLLVVTVAESAFAPVAAHSDLLIPAAVGTGLAFDTACAPMLLGRVLLEAMADELPDAQARLEQFDAKAAERGLFVE; this is encoded by the coding sequence ATGAGCGACAGCCCGGCCGGGCGGCTCCAGGCGCTCTTCGAGGGGCACCGGCTCACGCCCACCCAGCGGCGGATCGCCCACTGCATGGTCCGGCGGGCCGCCGACGCGCCCTTCCTCTCCAGCGTCGAGCTCGCCGAGCTGGCCGGCGTCAGCCAGCCCTCCGTGACCCGCTTCGCGGTCGCCCTCGGCTTCGACGGCTACCCCGCGCTCCGCCGCCATTTGCGGGAGGTCGCGCCGCCCGAGCGGCCGGCCGCCGCCGAGGAGGACGCCGGGCACAACGCGTACCAGCAGGCCGTCCTCGCCGAGATCGAGAACCTCCGGCACCTCGCGGGGCTGCTCGCCGACCCGGCGCCCGTGGAGCGTGCCGGGCGGCTGCTCGCCGGCTCGCGGCCGCTGCTCGTCCTCGGTCTGCGCGCGGCCTCCTCGCAGGCCCGCGGCTTCGCCTACTTCGCCGCCAAGGTGCACCCGGACGTCCGGCTGCTCGACGAGGGCGGCTCGATGCTCACGGACCGGATCGACGCGGCCGTACGGGCCGGGGCCACCGCGCTGCTCTGCTTCGCGCTGCCCCGCCACCCGCGCGAGGTCGTCGAGGCGCTGGAGTACGCGCGGACGGCCGGGCTCCTGGTGGTGACCGTGGCCGAGTCCGCGTTCGCGCCCGTCGCCGCCCACTCCGACCTGCTCATCCCGGCCGCCGTCGGCACCGGTCTCGCGTTCGACACCGCCTGCGCGCCGATGCTCCTCGGCCGGGTCCTGCTGGAGGCCATGGCGGACGAACTGCCCGACGCGCAGGCGCGGCTGGAGCAGTTCGACGCGAAGGCGGCGGAGCGGGGCCTCTTCGTGGAGTGA
- a CDS encoding SGNH/GDSL hydrolase family protein: MSRARVARRIAAGAAYGGGSIGLIGVAAVGIVLAEAQLAKRTVGTGTAPLPPAVDGLYGRAYGTEDPLRLALLGDSTAAGQGVRRAGQTPGALLASGLAAVAERPVALRNVALSGARSDDLERQVSLLLAQPLGPPDVCVIMIGANDVTHRMPATESVRLLAAAVRRLRTAGAEVVVGTCPDLGTIEPVYQPLRWLARRASRQLAAAQTIVVVEQGGRTVSLGDLLGPEFAANPREMFGVDLFHPSAEGYATAAMAVLPTLCASLGVWPEPDRVEPGRREDMLPVAKAAAEAAKQAGTEVTGARAPWALLKHRRRRRLTEPAGAAEAVEAGAVEDGSAAGAPGGHGEPLPQDSPQP, translated from the coding sequence ATGTCCAGGGCGAGGGTGGCGCGCCGGATCGCGGCGGGAGCGGCGTACGGCGGCGGGAGCATCGGTCTGATCGGCGTGGCCGCGGTCGGGATCGTGCTGGCGGAGGCGCAGCTCGCGAAGCGGACGGTGGGCACCGGGACGGCTCCCCTGCCACCCGCGGTGGACGGTCTGTACGGCAGGGCGTACGGCACCGAGGACCCGCTGCGGCTGGCCCTTCTGGGTGATTCGACGGCCGCGGGCCAGGGGGTGCGCCGGGCGGGTCAGACCCCGGGCGCGCTGCTGGCCTCGGGGCTCGCGGCGGTCGCGGAGCGCCCGGTGGCGCTGCGGAACGTGGCGCTCTCCGGGGCCCGCTCGGACGACCTGGAGCGGCAGGTGTCGCTGCTGCTCGCGCAGCCGCTGGGCCCCCCGGACGTCTGCGTGATCATGATCGGGGCGAACGACGTGACGCACCGGATGCCGGCGACGGAGTCGGTACGGCTCCTGGCGGCGGCGGTGCGGCGGCTGCGGACGGCCGGCGCGGAGGTGGTCGTCGGCACCTGCCCGGACCTGGGCACGATCGAGCCGGTCTACCAGCCGCTGCGCTGGCTGGCCCGGCGGGCCTCGCGGCAGCTGGCGGCGGCGCAGACGATCGTGGTGGTGGAGCAGGGCGGGCGGACGGTGTCGCTGGGCGACCTGCTGGGCCCGGAGTTCGCGGCGAACCCGCGGGAGATGTTCGGGGTGGACCTCTTCCACCCGTCGGCGGAGGGGTACGCGACGGCGGCGATGGCGGTGCTGCCGACGCTGTGCGCCTCGCTCGGCGTGTGGCCGGAACCGGACCGCGTGGAGCCGGGGCGCCGCGAGGACATGCTGCCGGTGGCGAAGGCGGCGGCCGAGGCGGCGAAGCAGGCGGGCACGGAGGTGACCGGGGCCCGGGCGCCGTGGGCGCTGCTGAAGCACCGGCGCCGGCGGCGGCTGACGGAGCCGGCCGGGGCGGCCGAGGCGGTGGAGGCCGGGGCGGTGGAGGACGGCTCCGCGGCGGGGGCCCCGGGCGGTCACGGGGAGCCGTTGCCGCAGGACTCCCCGCAACCCTGA
- a CDS encoding SRPBCC family protein, producing the protein MTTTTTVVVERRVAASPGRVWESITDLPDMPRVLSGVQSVEVLTEGGFGVGTRWRETRRMLGKEATEEMTVTECEPPDRYVTVADSHGMHYVSELSLRPDGPDASVLRMSFSARPAGGRAPGLVARLLARFGAKAVSRALAKDLDDIARAVESRY; encoded by the coding sequence ATGACCACCACCACAACCGTCGTCGTGGAGCGCCGGGTCGCCGCCTCGCCCGGCCGCGTCTGGGAGTCGATCACCGACCTGCCGGACATGCCCCGGGTGCTGTCCGGCGTCCAGAGCGTCGAGGTGCTCACCGAGGGCGGCTTCGGCGTGGGCACCCGCTGGCGGGAGACCCGGCGGATGCTCGGCAAGGAAGCCACCGAGGAGATGACCGTGACCGAGTGCGAGCCGCCCGACCGGTACGTGACGGTCGCCGACTCGCACGGCATGCACTACGTCTCCGAGCTCTCCCTGCGCCCCGACGGGCCGGACGCCAGCGTGCTGCGGATGTCCTTCTCCGCCCGCCCCGCGGGCGGACGCGCGCCCGGCCTCGTCGCCCGTCTCCTCGCCCGCTTCGGCGCGAAGGCCGTCTCCAGGGCGCTCGCGAAGGACCTGGACGACATCGCGCGGGCGGTCGAGTCCCGCTACTGA
- a CDS encoding DUF4232 domain-containing protein, with translation MNSTMPTARSPRRRLRAAVLGATVAAALLTVTACQSDDDGDAAAPPRPTASATATGAPEPTAPTTDSGTGTGTATPAGTPSATETGTGDSGETGGGNGTEHPDCRATDLNTEVELQDPAGETPRHFLLTVTNNTRKPCVLNDAPVLRLKAGNDAPIVETLGEPDTEPVVVEGGGKAYAGLYVFGNDEGGEAEYDQSDRFTATLVAGEGTELAGTLIFDLPDGLDTVSVDDAARLNGWAGTEGLAMRPISLL, from the coding sequence ATGAACTCGACCATGCCCACAGCCCGTTCACCGCGCCGCCGGCTGCGCGCCGCGGTGCTGGGCGCGACCGTGGCCGCGGCCCTGCTGACGGTCACCGCCTGCCAGTCCGACGACGACGGCGACGCCGCCGCCCCGCCGCGGCCCACCGCGTCCGCGACGGCGACCGGCGCCCCGGAGCCCACCGCGCCCACGACCGACTCCGGGACGGGCACGGGCACGGCCACCCCGGCCGGCACCCCCTCGGCCACGGAGACCGGCACCGGGGACAGCGGCGAGACCGGCGGCGGCAACGGCACCGAGCACCCGGACTGCCGGGCCACCGACCTGAACACCGAGGTCGAGCTCCAGGACCCGGCCGGGGAGACCCCCCGCCACTTCCTGCTGACCGTCACCAACAACACCAGGAAGCCGTGCGTCCTCAACGACGCCCCGGTGCTGCGGCTCAAGGCCGGCAACGACGCCCCGATCGTGGAGACCCTCGGCGAGCCGGACACCGAGCCCGTCGTCGTCGAGGGCGGCGGCAAGGCCTACGCCGGCCTGTACGTCTTCGGCAACGACGAGGGCGGCGAGGCCGAGTACGACCAGTCCGACCGCTTCACCGCCACCCTGGTCGCCGGCGAGGGCACCGAACTGGCCGGCACGCTGATCTTCGACCTGCCGGACGGCCTCGACACCGTCTCCGTCGACGACGCCGCCCGCCTCAACGGCTGGGCCGGCACCGAAGGCCTGGCGATGCGCCCGATCAGCCTGCTCTGA
- a CDS encoding cystathionine beta-synthase — MQFHDSMISLVGNTPLVKLNNVTAGLQATVLAKVEYFNPGGSVKDRIALRMIEAAEQSGELKPGGTIVEPTSGNTGVGLAIVAQQKGYKCIFVCPDKVSLDKINVLRAYGAEVVVCPTAVDPEHPDSYYNVSDRLVRETPGAWKPDQYSNPNNPRSHYETTGPELWEQTEGKITHFVAGVGTGGTISGTGNYLKEVSGGKVQVVGADPEGSVYSGGSGRPYLVEGVGEDFWPTAYDRNVTDRIVAVSDKDSFQMTRRLAKEEGLLVGGSCGMAVVAALEVARDLGPDDVVVVLLPDSGRGYMSKIFSDEWMAGHGFLEDTTTATVADVLRHKEGGLPSLVHMHPDETVGQAIEVLREYGVSQMPIVKPGAGHPDVMAAEVVGSVVERELLDHLFTQKAKLEDPLEDHMSAPLPQVGSGEPVASLMSVLGESADAAIVLVEGKPTGVVSRQDLLAFLANGGAK, encoded by the coding sequence GTGCAATTCCACGACTCGATGATCAGCCTCGTCGGCAACACCCCGCTGGTGAAGCTCAACAACGTGACGGCAGGCCTTCAGGCCACCGTCCTCGCCAAGGTGGAGTACTTCAACCCCGGCGGGTCGGTCAAGGACCGCATCGCCCTGCGCATGATCGAGGCGGCCGAGCAGAGCGGCGAGCTGAAGCCCGGCGGCACCATCGTCGAGCCCACGTCCGGCAACACCGGCGTCGGCCTGGCGATCGTGGCCCAGCAGAAGGGCTACAAGTGCATCTTCGTCTGCCCGGACAAGGTGTCCCTCGACAAGATCAACGTGCTGCGGGCCTACGGTGCCGAGGTGGTCGTCTGCCCCACCGCCGTCGACCCCGAGCACCCGGACTCGTACTACAACGTCTCCGACCGCCTGGTCCGCGAGACCCCCGGCGCCTGGAAGCCCGACCAGTACTCCAACCCGAACAACCCGCGCTCGCACTACGAGACCACCGGTCCCGAGCTGTGGGAGCAGACCGAGGGGAAGATCACCCACTTCGTGGCGGGCGTCGGCACCGGCGGCACCATCTCCGGCACCGGCAACTACCTGAAGGAGGTCAGCGGCGGCAAGGTCCAGGTCGTCGGCGCCGACCCGGAGGGCTCCGTCTACTCCGGCGGTTCCGGCCGCCCCTACCTGGTCGAGGGCGTCGGCGAGGACTTCTGGCCCACCGCCTACGACCGGAACGTGACGGACCGGATCGTCGCGGTCTCCGACAAGGACTCCTTCCAGATGACCCGCCGCCTCGCCAAGGAGGAGGGCCTCCTGGTCGGCGGCTCCTGCGGCATGGCCGTCGTCGCCGCCCTGGAGGTCGCCAGGGACCTCGGCCCGGACGACGTCGTCGTCGTCCTGCTGCCGGACTCCGGCCGCGGCTACATGTCGAAGATCTTCAGCGACGAGTGGATGGCCGGTCACGGCTTCCTGGAGGACACCACCACCGCCACCGTCGCCGACGTGCTCCGGCACAAGGAGGGCGGCCTGCCCTCGCTCGTCCACATGCACCCGGACGAGACCGTCGGCCAGGCCATCGAGGTGCTGCGCGAGTACGGCGTCTCCCAGATGCCCATCGTGAAGCCGGGCGCGGGCCACCCCGACGTGATGGCCGCCGAGGTCGTCGGCTCGGTCGTCGAGCGGGAGCTCCTGGACCACCTCTTCACCCAGAAGGCGAAGCTGGAGGACCCGCTGGAGGACCACATGTCCGCGCCGCTGCCGCAGGTCGGCTCCGGCGAGCCGGTCGCCAGCCTGATGTCCGTCCTCGGCGAGTCCGCCGACGCCGCCATCGTCCTCGTCGAGGGCAAGCCCACCGGTGTCGTCAGCCGCCAGGACCTGCTGGCCTTCCTGGCCAACGGCGGCGCCAAGTAG
- a CDS encoding transcriptional regulator translates to MSVSPMLVRLAAERATGALLRDHGTLYLVDGRVVHAESPAAPGMDVLLTTAGRLPREGWDEAVDRAGAHRAVGRFLVDSGRLRDGELEICHLGAVFDAAFFALSPTSGPTRFRYGVGHWFGTVRPVSAEAVERETLRRRELLDAVWPYASVDTAPVVPRPAAPGQGVGARRRALLAAADGVRTPAELARLLGRPAFHTLLDVRRLAAAGLVETPLDAPPDATPAPPAREWSPVPPVSDPDIALLRRLRDALEAHL, encoded by the coding sequence ATGAGCGTCTCCCCGATGCTCGTCCGGCTCGCCGCCGAGCGGGCCACCGGCGCCCTGCTGCGCGACCACGGCACCCTCTACCTCGTCGACGGCCGCGTCGTGCACGCCGAGAGCCCCGCCGCCCCCGGCATGGACGTCCTGCTCACCACCGCGGGACGGCTCCCCCGGGAAGGCTGGGACGAGGCCGTCGACCGGGCCGGCGCCCACCGCGCCGTCGGCCGCTTCCTCGTCGACAGCGGCCGGCTGCGCGACGGCGAACTGGAGATATGCCACCTCGGCGCCGTCTTCGACGCCGCCTTCTTCGCCCTCTCCCCCACCAGCGGCCCCACCCGCTTCCGGTACGGCGTCGGCCACTGGTTCGGCACCGTCCGCCCGGTCTCCGCCGAGGCCGTCGAGCGCGAGACCCTCCGCCGCCGCGAACTCCTCGACGCCGTCTGGCCGTACGCCTCCGTCGACACCGCCCCCGTCGTACCGCGCCCGGCCGCCCCCGGCCAGGGCGTCGGCGCCCGCCGCCGCGCCCTGCTCGCCGCCGCCGACGGGGTCCGCACCCCCGCCGAGCTGGCCCGGCTCCTCGGCCGCCCCGCGTTCCACACCCTCCTCGACGTCCGCCGGCTCGCCGCCGCCGGACTCGTCGAGACGCCGCTCGACGCGCCCCCCGACGCCACCCCCGCACCGCCCGCCCGGGAGTGGTCACCGGTCCCCCCGGTGTCCGACCCCGACATCGCCCTGCTGCGCCGGCTCCGTGACGCCCTGGAGGCACACCTGTGA